In Porphyrobacter sp. LM 6, one DNA window encodes the following:
- a CDS encoding c-type cytochrome: MKRNFLMGAAALASLATLSACGGKEAEAPAPEATEAAAAAPTAEPAAPAAEAGAKVEFAGMTTDAAAGEKVFALCRSCHVLDEGVNRVGPSLYNVVGRKSGQVAGFAYSDANKNSGVTWDEATLFEYLKDPKGFMPGTKMAFPGIKDDQDRANLVAYLASTKK; this comes from the coding sequence ATGAAGCGTAATTTCCTGATGGGGGCAGCCGCGCTGGCCAGCCTTGCTACTCTTTCGGCCTGCGGCGGTAAGGAAGCGGAAGCTCCGGCCCCCGAAGCGACCGAAGCTGCTGCGGCTGCTCCGACTGCCGAACCGGCTGCGCCTGCTGCTGAAGCCGGTGCCAAGGTTGAATTTGCCGGCATGACCACCGACGCCGCTGCCGGCGAAAAGGTGTTCGCGCTGTGCCGTTCGTGCCACGTGCTTGACGAAGGTGTGAACCGCGTCGGCCCGTCGCTCTACAACGTGGTCGGCCGCAAGTCGGGCCAGGTTGCCGGTTTCGCCTATTCGGACGCCAACAAGAACAGCGGCGTGACCTGGGACGAAGCGACCCTGTTCGAATACCTCAAGGATCCGAAGGGCTTCATGCCCGGCACCAAGATGGCCTTCCCGGGCATCAAGGACGATCAGGATCGTGCCAACCTG
- a CDS encoding DUF1499 domain-containing protein, translated as MIKKLPWHTKAILALVAFMPFYFGIAALGTKIGLWGWQTGLLALTMGGGVILLGLVSLAALVSLVLGVRAVPRSNGVLAIAIIGLLIPAAVFVLFLAAGSKAADNPIHDIATDTADPPAFSEATMRARAESGANPLSDYQTPLGRLEVFKDVDPELAVKSHAQIITDRPDRPAPLPLGGATREDGVRAVAAAMAEMGLRDIRSDFAAGTVEGVAETFWFGFKDDVVARVGDAEIDFRSVSRVGRSDLGANTARIIKLRELTAAQLGKASR; from the coding sequence ATGATCAAGAAACTGCCGTGGCACACCAAGGCCATTCTCGCGCTTGTGGCATTCATGCCGTTCTATTTCGGGATTGCCGCGCTCGGCACCAAGATCGGCCTGTGGGGCTGGCAGACCGGCCTCTTGGCACTGACGATGGGTGGCGGGGTGATCCTGCTCGGCCTCGTCTCGCTTGCCGCGCTCGTTTCGCTGGTGCTGGGCGTTCGCGCCGTGCCGCGCTCGAATGGCGTGCTCGCGATCGCGATCATCGGCCTGCTGATACCTGCGGCGGTGTTTGTGCTGTTTTTGGCGGCGGGCAGCAAGGCGGCGGACAATCCGATCCACGACATTGCCACCGATACCGCCGATCCGCCGGCGTTCTCGGAAGCCACGATGCGCGCGCGCGCCGAAAGCGGCGCCAATCCGCTCAGCGACTACCAGACCCCGCTCGGCCGGCTCGAGGTGTTCAAGGATGTGGATCCCGAACTCGCGGTGAAATCCCACGCACAGATCATCACCGATCGCCCCGATCGCCCGGCGCCGCTGCCGCTCGGCGGGGCGACGCGCGAGGATGGTGTGCGCGCCGTTGCCGCGGCGATGGCGGAAATGGGCCTGCGCGACATCCGCAGCGACTTTGCCGCCGGGACCGTGGAGGGCGTGGCCGAAACCTTCTGGTTCGGGTTCAAGGATGACGTCGTGGCGCGCGTGGGCGATGCGGAGATCGATTTCCGTTCGGTCAGCCGTGTCGGGCGCAGCGATCTGGGCGCGAACACCGCGCGCATCATCAAGCTGCGCGAGCTCACCGCCGCGCAGCTCGGCAAGGCTAGTCGCTGA
- a CDS encoding CDP-alcohol phosphatidyltransferase family protein, with protein MLDAKLRPLIDPPLNAIGRTLAGAGVSANALTFTGLALGLAGAAAIALGHIGWGLALIIANRLLDGLDGAVARVRGPSDLGGYFDIVADFAFYVSIPLGFGILAPANALPALVLVASFVLTGVSFLAFAVIAGKRGATTEAHGKKSFFYSTGLAEGTETILVFIAMCLMPAWFAGLAYAYAALCVLTVFQRSAMAVVAFSD; from the coding sequence ATGCTTGACGCCAAGCTGCGCCCGCTGATCGACCCGCCGCTCAATGCCATCGGCCGGACGCTGGCCGGGGCGGGGGTGAGCGCCAATGCGCTGACCTTTACCGGCCTTGCGCTGGGCCTTGCCGGAGCCGCTGCTATTGCACTTGGCCATATCGGCTGGGGCCTCGCGTTGATCATCGCCAACCGGCTGCTCGATGGGCTCGACGGCGCGGTGGCACGGGTGCGCGGGCCTTCCGACCTTGGCGGCTATTTCGATATCGTCGCGGACTTCGCCTTCTATGTGAGCATTCCGCTCGGCTTCGGCATCCTCGCGCCCGCCAACGCTCTGCCTGCGCTGGTGCTGGTCGCCAGCTTCGTGCTGACGGGGGTGAGTTTCCTCGCCTTTGCCGTGATCGCGGGCAAACGCGGTGCGACCACCGAGGCGCATGGCAAGAAGAGCTTCTTCTATTCGACCGGGCTGGCCGAGGGCACTGAGACGATCCTCGTCTTCATCGCCATGTGCCTGATGCCAGCGTGGTTCGCAGGGCTCGCCTACGCCTATGCCGCACTATGCGTGCTGACCGTTTTCCAGCGCAGCGCGATGGCGGTAGTGGCGTTCAGCGACTAG
- a CDS encoding NupC/NupG family nucleoside CNT transporter, with the protein MELFDQFRGIIGIAVLMGLAWGFSENRRSLPGWKWIAGALLMQGLLAVVIVRVPVVWAAVGLVNDAVSAVEAATLKGSSYMFGYLGGAELPFALKEGAQPPLVIAFQILPLVIVFSAFAALLWHWGVLRWIVNGLSFLLRRSLGVSGVVGLSGGASVFLGVVEAPLVTRAYFARVSRSELFQIMTLTMATISGAILILYATTLKATVPDAVGHMISASLISLPAALLIARLMVPGQAEDTATEVEKEDPGLRYESSIDAVIKGAMDGMQLFLAVIAVIITVFALVALVDMALAALPLVDGEAISLKRLFGWVLAPFMWLLGVPWAEAGAAGGLMGTKAVLNEYVAYLELAALPAGTLGPRSMLIVTYALCGVANLASVGLLVSTIGTLCPERRAEAAALGMKSWVSGNLASAMTGAWIGLVTYA; encoded by the coding sequence ATGGAACTGTTCGACCAATTCCGCGGGATCATCGGCATTGCGGTGCTGATGGGCCTCGCGTGGGGCTTCAGCGAGAACCGCCGTAGCCTGCCCGGCTGGAAGTGGATCGCGGGCGCGTTGCTGATGCAGGGGCTGCTGGCGGTGGTGATCGTGCGCGTGCCGGTGGTGTGGGCGGCGGTCGGGCTCGTCAATGACGCGGTCAGCGCAGTCGAGGCGGCGACGCTCAAGGGCTCGTCCTATATGTTCGGCTATCTCGGCGGGGCGGAGCTTCCCTTTGCGCTCAAGGAAGGCGCACAGCCGCCGCTGGTGATCGCCTTCCAGATCCTGCCGCTGGTGATTGTGTTCTCGGCGTTTGCGGCGCTGTTGTGGCACTGGGGGGTGCTGCGCTGGATCGTCAATGGCCTCTCGTTCCTGCTGCGCCGTTCGCTCGGTGTATCGGGCGTGGTCGGCCTGTCGGGCGGGGCGAGCGTGTTCCTCGGCGTGGTCGAAGCGCCGCTTGTGACCCGCGCCTATTTCGCGCGCGTCAGTCGTTCCGAGCTGTTCCAGATCATGACCCTGACGATGGCGACGATCTCTGGCGCGATCCTGATCCTCTATGCGACGACGCTGAAGGCCACCGTACCCGATGCCGTCGGCCACATGATTTCCGCCTCGCTGATCTCGCTCCCCGCCGCGCTGCTGATCGCGCGGTTGATGGTGCCGGGCCAAGCCGAGGACACCGCGACCGAGGTCGAAAAGGAGGACCCCGGCCTCCGGTACGAAAGCAGCATCGACGCGGTCATCAAGGGTGCGATGGACGGGATGCAGCTGTTCCTCGCGGTGATCGCCGTGATCATCACCGTGTTTGCGCTGGTGGCGCTGGTTGATATGGCGCTGGCCGCACTGCCGCTGGTCGATGGCGAGGCGATCAGCCTCAAGCGGTTGTTCGGCTGGGTGCTCGCGCCCTTCATGTGGCTATTGGGCGTGCCCTGGGCCGAGGCGGGCGCGGCGGGCGGCCTTATGGGGACCAAGGCGGTGCTCAACGAATATGTCGCCTATCTCGAACTCGCTGCGCTGCCCGCAGGCACGCTGGGGCCGCGCTCGATGCTGATTGTCACCTATGCGCTGTGCGGCGTCGCCAACCTTGCCAGCGTTGGCCTCTTGGTGTCGACCATCGGCACGCTCTGCCCCGAACGCCGCGCCGAAGCGGCCGCGCTGGGGATGAAGAGCTGGGTTTCCGGCAACCTCGCCAGCGCGATGACGGGGGCGTGGATCGGGCTGGTCACCTATGCTTGA
- a CDS encoding FAD-dependent oxidoreductase, whose translation MKKLLILAALAAVIAAYFVFDLGQYLTLEGIKQAVGEWEAFYAENPLAVLAAFFLAYVAVTAASLPGAAIMTLAAGALFGVVTGTILVSFASTLGATLAFLSARYVLRDSIEARFGERLKAINAGVDRDGAFYLFTLRMIPAFPFFVVNLVMGLTRIRTLTYVWVSQVGMLLGTIVYVNAGTQLARIDSLKGIASPGVLGSFVLLGIAPWFAKLVIGALQRRKVYAGFKRPKKFDRNMVVIGAGAAGLVSAYIAATVKAKVTLVEARDMGGDCLNTGCVPSKALIKSAKVAAMMRGADKYGLTPAEPQVPFKAVIARVMDAIKAIEPHDSVERYTDLGVDVVKGYAKIIDPWTVEIARNDGGTQRLTTRSIVIASGAEPVVPPIPGIEGSGYLTSETMWDAFAQMDAAPARVAVLGGGPIGCELSQALARLGSKVTQVEMAGSLLGREDADVSALAKAVLEADGVTVLTGHTAVRIEGRMLIAEAGGAEVPIPFDALIVAVGRKARLTGFGLEDIGVDTAKTVVTDEFLATKFPNIFAAGDVAGPYQFTHTASHQAWYASVNALFGSLRKFKADYRVIPAVTFLDPEFARVGLNEREAAEQGIAVEVTRYELDDLDRAIAESETRGFVKVLTPAGGKDTVLGATIVGANAGELLAEYVLAMKHGIGLNKILGTIHAYPTMVEANKFAAGNWKKAHKPEGVLKWVERYHAWRRG comes from the coding sequence GTGAAGAAGCTTCTCATCCTTGCCGCGCTGGCGGCGGTCATTGCTGCCTATTTCGTCTTCGACCTTGGGCAATATCTGACGCTTGAGGGGATCAAGCAGGCGGTCGGCGAGTGGGAGGCGTTTTACGCCGAGAACCCGCTCGCGGTGCTGGCGGCCTTCTTCCTTGCCTATGTCGCGGTGACGGCGGCTTCGCTGCCGGGCGCGGCGATCATGACACTGGCGGCAGGCGCGCTGTTCGGGGTGGTAACGGGGACGATCCTTGTCTCCTTCGCCTCGACTTTGGGCGCGACGCTTGCCTTCCTCTCGGCCCGCTATGTGCTGCGCGATTCCATCGAGGCGCGGTTTGGCGAGAGGCTCAAAGCGATCAACGCGGGGGTGGACCGCGACGGGGCGTTTTACCTGTTCACCTTGCGGATGATCCCGGCCTTCCCGTTCTTCGTGGTGAACCTCGTGATGGGCCTCACCCGTATCCGCACGCTGACCTATGTCTGGGTCAGCCAGGTGGGGATGCTGCTCGGCACGATTGTCTATGTGAATGCGGGCACGCAGCTGGCGCGGATCGACAGCCTGAAGGGCATCGCCTCGCCGGGGGTGCTGGGGAGCTTTGTGCTGCTCGGCATTGCGCCGTGGTTTGCCAAGCTGGTGATCGGCGCGCTCCAGCGGCGCAAGGTCTATGCCGGATTCAAGCGCCCCAAAAAGTTCGACCGCAATATGGTGGTGATCGGAGCAGGCGCGGCGGGGCTGGTCTCGGCCTATATCGCCGCGACGGTGAAGGCCAAGGTGACGTTGGTCGAAGCCAGGGACATGGGCGGCGATTGCCTCAACACAGGCTGCGTGCCGTCCAAGGCGCTGATCAAGAGCGCCAAGGTGGCAGCGATGATGCGCGGTGCGGACAAGTATGGCCTGACGCCTGCCGAGCCGCAGGTGCCGTTCAAGGCGGTGATTGCCCGCGTGATGGACGCGATCAAGGCGATCGAGCCGCATGACAGCGTTGAGCGCTACACCGATCTCGGGGTCGATGTGGTCAAGGGCTATGCGAAAATCATCGATCCATGGACGGTTGAAATCGCCCGCAACGATGGCGGCACGCAGCGGCTCACCACGCGCTCTATCGTGATCGCCAGCGGGGCCGAACCGGTGGTGCCGCCGATCCCGGGGATCGAAGGCTCGGGCTACCTCACCAGCGAGACCATGTGGGACGCCTTCGCGCAGATGGACGCGGCGCCTGCGCGGGTCGCGGTGCTGGGCGGCGGGCCGATCGGATGCGAATTGAGTCAAGCGCTTGCACGGCTCGGCTCGAAAGTGACTCAGGTGGAAATGGCAGGCAGCTTGCTGGGCCGCGAGGATGCCGATGTCTCCGCGCTCGCCAAGGCGGTGCTGGAAGCGGACGGGGTCACGGTGCTGACCGGCCACACGGCGGTGCGGATCGAAGGCCGCATGCTGATCGCCGAGGCGGGCGGGGCGGAAGTGCCGATCCCCTTCGACGCGCTGATCGTCGCGGTCGGACGCAAGGCGCGGCTGACCGGCTTCGGGCTGGAGGATATCGGGGTGGACACCGCCAAGACGGTGGTGACCGACGAATTCCTCGCCACCAAGTTCCCCAACATCTTCGCCGCCGGAGACGTGGCAGGGCCTTACCAGTTCACCCACACCGCCAGCCATCAGGCGTGGTACGCCAGCGTCAACGCGCTGTTCGGGAGCCTACGCAAGTTCAAGGCCGATTACCGCGTGATCCCGGCGGTGACTTTCCTCGATCCCGAATTCGCCCGCGTCGGCCTCAATGAGCGCGAGGCGGCGGAGCAGGGCATCGCGGTAGAGGTGACCCGTTATGAACTCGACGATCTTGACCGCGCGATTGCCGAGAGCGAGACCAGGGGCTTCGTCAAGGTGCTCACGCCTGCGGGCGGCAAGGACACGGTGCTCGGCGCGACCATCGTCGGCGCCAATGCGGGGGAACTGCTGGCCGAATATGTGCTGGCGATGAAGCACGGGATCGGGCTCAACAAGATCCTCGGCACGATCCACGCCTATCCGACGATGGTGGAAGCCAACAAGTTCGCGGCCGGAAACTGGAAGAAGGCGCACAAGCCCGAAGGCGTGCTCAAGTGGGTCGAGCGCTACCACGCTTGGCGGCGCGGCTGA
- a CDS encoding FAD-dependent oxidoreductase: MVGLDMAGQAITAQGKRLLLVGGGHAHVAVLADWIRRGPPPDARLVLLTPHPHLRYSGMVPGWLAGQHGKDDGLVDLAALAERAGAELVLDRLTALDPDARVAHTAGGQSIPFDMASLDTGGIGHAAAVLGDDPRLIDVRPIEGFAERIAVLPEPRRVVIAGGGAGGVELAFALRNLAGAAPRPEVALVSGREGLLPHFAPAVRRRVAAALVRQGIALVVDDARFEDGAIMAGDVPLEPVDAIIAATGSAAPDWVRASGLACDREGFALVDARQVSLSYPHILAAGDIAARADRALVHSGVHAVKAGPVLAANLRSVLAGETPQATYRPRRHNLYLINTGDGRAIASYGRWTAEGAWVLALKHRIDKGWVRQYAALAASVRDRL; the protein is encoded by the coding sequence ATGGTGGGGCTGGACATGGCGGGGCAGGCAATCACGGCGCAGGGCAAAAGGCTGCTGCTGGTGGGCGGCGGGCACGCCCATGTCGCGGTGCTGGCCGACTGGATCCGGCGCGGGCCTCCGCCCGATGCGCGGCTGGTGCTGCTGACCCCGCACCCGCACCTGCGCTATTCGGGCATGGTGCCGGGCTGGCTGGCGGGGCAACATGGCAAGGACGACGGGCTGGTCGATCTGGCGGCGCTGGCCGAGCGCGCAGGCGCCGAACTGGTGCTCGACCGGCTGACCGCGCTCGATCCCGACGCGCGGGTGGCGCATACCGCAGGCGGGCAGAGCATCCCCTTTGATATGGCCTCGCTCGATACCGGCGGCATCGGGCACGCCGCAGCCGTGCTGGGCGATGATCCGCGTCTCATCGATGTGCGGCCCATCGAGGGCTTTGCCGAGCGGATTGCCGTTTTGCCCGAACCGCGCCGCGTCGTCATTGCGGGCGGCGGGGCAGGGGGCGTGGAGCTGGCCTTTGCGCTCAGGAACCTTGCCGGAGCCGCGCCGCGCCCCGAAGTCGCGCTGGTCAGCGGCAGGGAGGGCCTGCTGCCTCACTTTGCGCCTGCAGTGCGCCGCAGAGTTGCCGCGGCACTAGTGCGACAGGGGATCGCGCTAGTGGTGGATGACGCGCGCTTTGAAGACGGCGCGATCATGGCGGGGGACGTCCCGCTCGAACCCGTCGATGCGATCATCGCCGCGACCGGCAGCGCCGCGCCGGATTGGGTGCGGGCAAGCGGGCTGGCGTGCGATCGGGAGGGGTTTGCGCTGGTGGATGCACGGCAGGTCTCGCTCTCGTATCCGCATATCCTCGCCGCAGGCGACATCGCCGCGCGGGCCGACCGGGCGTTGGTGCATTCGGGCGTCCATGCGGTGAAGGCCGGGCCGGTGCTCGCTGCCAATCTGCGTAGCGTACTGGCGGGCGAGACGCCGCAAGCCACCTATCGCCCGCGCCGCCACAACCTCTATCTGATCAACACCGGCGATGGCCGCGCGATTGCCAGCTACGGGCGGTGGACGGCAGAAGGGGCGTGGGTGCTTGCGCTCAAGCACCGGATCGACAAAGGCTGGGTCCGGCAATACGCCGCGCTTGCCGCGTCAGTAAGGGATCGCCTGTGA
- a CDS encoding ABC transporter transmembrane domain-containing protein, translated as MAGEGQSYGSQISLVKFFRIFFDILKPEANFYWLAAVYGVGISLLSLATPISVQMLINTIANTALTAPLVVLSLTLFGLLTVSSLIYALRVHLMELFARRFYARMVAEISLISVYAQNPFFGDVKKSALFNRYFDVVYVQTAIPILFIGGFTTLLQIAVGFVLVSLYHPYFLGFTLVMIALIWIVWLSWGARALRTGVDLSHAKHKTAAWLQLIGSSNGFFKSQRRIDYALDKTDDFTRAYITDRRRHFRHLFSQTIAFLLMYAGASAALLGLGGWLVIQNQLTLGQLVAAELVLSAAFVGVSQLGSYLGYFYDLFAAVEEISHFYDVEQEQPKGEDPFDGPDHTITMKGVRGHARQEQAQFDLEIPSGAIIMAAASQHGVQRLFNNLLKRHVLPQGGYATLGGIDIMDIEPHHLRKHVHVLDRPTFVEMTIREYLALSCKDTASQRMVAALETVGLAGTIASFEKGLDTPVASTGYPFSAVELQQLKLANALLEQPRILVLSRLFDLLDPEPLQRAINELRNQAYSTVIYFSNRRIDLGFDRFLYLEANKQRYYDNFDAFCAAVDQRAEALPFYGSDGEA; from the coding sequence ATGGCAGGTGAAGGCCAATCATATGGCTCGCAGATTTCGCTGGTGAAATTCTTCAGGATTTTCTTCGATATCCTGAAGCCCGAAGCGAATTTCTACTGGCTGGCCGCGGTCTATGGCGTGGGCATCAGCCTGCTGAGCCTCGCCACGCCGATTTCGGTGCAGATGCTGATCAACACCATCGCCAACACCGCGCTGACCGCGCCGCTGGTGGTGCTGTCGCTAACGCTGTTCGGCCTGTTGACCGTTTCCAGCCTGATCTATGCCCTGCGCGTCCACCTGATGGAGCTGTTCGCGCGGCGCTTCTACGCGCGCATGGTGGCGGAGATTTCGCTGATCTCGGTCTATGCCCAGAACCCGTTCTTCGGCGACGTGAAGAAGAGCGCGCTGTTCAACCGCTATTTCGATGTGGTCTATGTCCAGACCGCGATCCCGATCCTGTTCATCGGCGGGTTCACCACCCTGCTCCAGATTGCAGTCGGGTTTGTGCTGGTGAGCCTCTACCACCCCTATTTCCTCGGCTTCACGCTGGTGATGATCGCGCTGATCTGGATCGTCTGGCTGTCGTGGGGCGCGCGGGCGCTGCGCACCGGGGTCGATCTCAGCCACGCCAAGCACAAGACCGCCGCCTGGCTGCAACTGATCGGCAGCTCGAACGGCTTCTTCAAGTCGCAGCGCCGGATCGACTACGCGCTCGACAAGACCGACGATTTCACGCGGGCCTACATCACCGATCGCCGCCGCCACTTCCGCCACCTGTTCTCGCAGACCATCGCCTTCCTGCTGATGTATGCCGGGGCCAGCGCCGCGTTGCTGGGCTTGGGTGGCTGGCTGGTGATCCAGAACCAGCTGACGCTCGGCCAGCTGGTCGCGGCCGAACTGGTGCTGTCGGCCGCCTTCGTGGGCGTGTCGCAGTTGGGCAGCTATCTTGGCTATTTCTACGACCTGTTCGCAGCGGTCGAGGAAATCTCCCATTTCTACGATGTCGAGCAGGAACAGCCCAAGGGTGAAGATCCCTTCGACGGGCCGGATCACACCATCACGATGAAGGGCGTGCGCGGACACGCGCGGCAGGAACAGGCGCAGTTCGATCTCGAAATCCCGAGCGGCGCGATCATCATGGCCGCCGCCAGCCAGCATGGGGTGCAACGGCTGTTCAACAACCTGCTCAAGCGCCACGTGCTGCCGCAGGGCGGCTATGCGACGCTGGGCGGGATCGACATCATGGATATCGAGCCGCACCACCTGCGCAAGCACGTCCACGTGCTCGACCGTCCGACCTTCGTCGAGATGACGATCCGCGAATATCTCGCGCTGTCGTGCAAGGACACGGCCTCGCAGCGCATGGTCGCGGCGCTGGAAACCGTCGGCCTTGCCGGCACCATCGCCAGCTTCGAAAAGGGGCTCGACACCCCGGTCGCATCGACCGGCTATCCCTTCTCGGCGGTCGAACTCCAGCAGCTGAAACTCGCCAACGCGCTGCTCGAACAGCCGCGCATCCTGGTGCTCAGCCGGCTGTTCGATCTGCTCGACCCCGAACCGCTCCAGCGCGCGATCAACGAATTGCGCAATCAGGCCTATTCGACGGTGATCTACTTCTCCAACCGACGGATCGACCTCGGCTTTGACCGCTTCCTCTACCTAGAGGCGAACAAGCAGCGATATTACGACAATTTCGATGCCTTCTGCGCCGCAGTGGATCAGCGCGCCGAGGCCCTCCCCTTCTATGGTTCGGACGGGGAGGCCTGA
- a CDS encoding HlyD family secretion protein, producing MATLKEDMAHFTTLASIKTPRVMRAVFVMLLVGILAMVAFLIFVPWVQTTSGRGVVTTLSPNERKQDINALVPGRIEEWYVRDGSSVKQGDPIVRIADIDPQLLDRLQAERRQIELQYQAAQSALATAQIDERRSRELFQAGLAARRDYELAQIKVAEMQGKVAAAQADLNRADVNISRQSVQIVRAPRDGFIQSLNAGDAATFIKAGDVLATFVPKNAERVIEIFIDGRDVALVKPGDKTRIQFEGWPAVQFSGWPSQAIGTFGGKVISVDQSAQTNGRFRVLIAEDKIDGTGWPEERYVRFGAAVQAWVLLETVPVGYEIWRQLNNFPPELPAADSTGKSD from the coding sequence ATGGCGACGCTCAAGGAAGACATGGCGCACTTCACCACCCTCGCGTCGATCAAGACGCCGCGGGTGATGCGGGCGGTGTTCGTGATGCTGCTGGTGGGGATCCTCGCCATGGTGGCGTTCCTGATCTTCGTGCCGTGGGTGCAGACCACCTCAGGGCGCGGCGTGGTGACCACGCTCAGCCCCAATGAACGCAAGCAGGATATCAATGCGCTGGTGCCGGGCCGGATCGAGGAATGGTACGTGCGCGACGGATCGTCGGTGAAGCAGGGCGATCCGATCGTCCGCATCGCCGATATCGATCCCCAGCTGCTCGACCGTCTGCAGGCCGAACGCCGCCAGATCGAACTGCAATATCAGGCCGCGCAGTCGGCGCTCGCCACCGCGCAGATCGACGAACGTCGCTCGCGCGAGCTGTTTCAGGCCGGCCTTGCCGCGCGGCGCGATTACGAGCTGGCGCAGATCAAGGTCGCCGAAATGCAGGGCAAGGTCGCCGCTGCGCAGGCCGATCTCAACCGCGCCGATGTCAACATCTCGCGCCAGTCGGTGCAGATCGTGCGCGCACCGCGTGACGGCTTCATCCAAAGCCTCAACGCCGGCGATGCCGCGACCTTCATCAAGGCCGGCGACGTGCTGGCCACCTTCGTGCCCAAGAACGCCGAGCGGGTGATCGAGATCTTCATCGACGGGCGCGACGTCGCGCTGGTGAAACCCGGCGACAAGACCCGCATCCAGTTCGAAGGCTGGCCTGCGGTGCAGTTCTCCGGCTGGCCCTCGCAGGCGATCGGCACCTTCGGCGGAAAGGTTATCTCGGTTGACCAGTCGGCGCAGACCAACGGCCGCTTCCGGGTGCTGATCGCCGAAGACAAGATCGATGGAACCGGTTGGCCGGAGGAACGCTACGTCCGCTTCGGCGCGGCGGTGCAGGCCTGGGTGCTGCTTGAAACCGTGCCGGTGGGCTACGAAATCTGGCGTCAGCTCAACAACTTCCCGCCCGAACTTCCGGCCGCGGACAGCACCGGGAAATCGGACTGA
- a CDS encoding TolC family protein encodes MTRRPAPLYLALLLGGAALLVPGAGAAQNIEPVGAPLDQALTTGPLLPEEVLRSSALTFPSILEAFEREAAARSDQLTADGAFDLMLKGEYYDRLTGFYSGGFGKAEARQPLRPYGAEVFGSYRVSDGTFPTYENYDYTSALGEVKVGALFSLLRNRDIDSRRFGIEDARIAASQAKLDVMLVQLNVQHEALRAYWRWVAAGEEIRVFEELLEIAEARQIGLTREVSEGARARIALTENEQNLLARRSLLEDAKRNFLTAANSLAFYLRGSDGQMVVPTREMLPDLGRVKSIAPVEQLVAAPVSEVIQQRPELQTFKLALERANNRVALRRNDLLPKLDASVELSRDFGQIGPGGPGFDSTDTVVGLTFTVPLQRREARGRLQRAEAELRETELRQRRIADQITTDVGNILVNLDTALRQAELADAEVKQANAMVQAERTRFRLGAGEFFLVNDREETAANAQIKAIRAKLAGRLAEASYNAATMNLTALGLE; translated from the coding sequence ATGACCCGGCGGCCTGCCCCGCTGTATCTTGCGCTGCTGCTCGGCGGAGCGGCGCTGCTCGTGCCCGGCGCGGGCGCAGCGCAGAATATCGAGCCGGTCGGCGCGCCGCTCGATCAGGCGCTGACCACCGGGCCGTTGCTGCCCGAAGAGGTGCTGCGCTCCTCGGCGCTGACCTTCCCTTCGATCCTTGAAGCCTTCGAGCGCGAAGCCGCCGCGCGATCCGACCAGCTGACCGCCGACGGCGCCTTCGACTTGATGCTTAAGGGCGAATACTACGACCGCTTGACCGGCTTCTATTCGGGTGGATTCGGCAAGGCCGAGGCACGCCAGCCCTTGCGTCCCTATGGCGCCGAGGTGTTCGGTTCTTACCGCGTTTCGGACGGCACTTTCCCGACTTACGAGAACTACGATTACACCAGCGCGCTGGGCGAGGTGAAGGTCGGCGCGCTGTTCTCGCTGCTGCGCAACCGCGACATCGACAGCCGCCGCTTCGGGATCGAGGACGCGCGGATCGCGGCGAGCCAAGCCAAGCTCGACGTGATGCTGGTGCAACTGAACGTCCAGCACGAAGCGCTGCGGGCCTATTGGCGCTGGGTCGCGGCGGGCGAGGAAATCCGGGTGTTCGAGGAGCTGCTCGAAATCGCCGAAGCCCGCCAGATCGGCCTCACCCGCGAGGTGAGCGAAGGCGCGCGTGCCCGCATCGCGCTGACCGAAAACGAACAGAACCTGCTGGCGCGCCGCTCGCTGCTGGAAGATGCCAAGCGCAACTTCCTCACCGCCGCCAACAGCCTCGCCTTCTACCTGCGCGGCAGTGACGGGCAGATGGTGGTGCCGACACGCGAGATGCTGCCCGATCTTGGCCGCGTGAAATCGATTGCGCCGGTCGAACAGCTGGTGGCGGCGCCGGTGAGCGAGGTGATCCAGCAGCGCCCCGAGCTCCAGACCTTCAAGCTGGCGCTCGAACGCGCGAACAACCGCGTGGCGCTACGCCGCAACGACCTGCTGCCCAAGCTCGATGCCAGCGTCGAACTGTCGCGCGATTTCGGCCAGATCGGCCCCGGCGGGCCGGGCTTCGATTCCACCGACACCGTGGTCGGCCTGACCTTCACCGTGCCGCTGCAACGGCGCGAGGCGCGCGGGCGCTTGCAGCGCGCCGAGGCCGAACTGCGCGAAACCGAGCTGCGCCAGCGCCGCATCGCCGACCAGATCACGACCGATGTCGGCAACATCCTCGTCAACCTCGACACCGCGCTTCGTCAGGCCGAACTGGCCGATGCCGAGGTCAAGCAGGCAAACGCCATGGTGCAGGCCGAACGCACCCGTTTCCGGCTGGGCGCGGGCGAGTTCTTCCTCGTCAACGATCGCGAGGAAACCGCCGCCAACGCCCAGATCAAGGCGATCCGGGCGAAGCTGGCGGGGCGGCTCGCCGAAGCGAGCTACAACGCGGCGACGATGAACCTTACTGCACTGGGGCTGGAGTAG